The following proteins come from a genomic window of Paenibacillus spongiae:
- a CDS encoding Stf0 family sulfotransferase: MKPNRSYTIWFAQRTGSTLLSQALASTGVAGNPADWLEFHVRRDQSGMEQLNHILESGTSANGVFGMKHSPNRNDLEQWLSWFQKELQLPEGLTRPRIWESVFPNCRHIYMTRRNKVRLAVSWWRAIVSGEWHREHGAKPKQADTKDRYSLDAINHLIQEAVMRESWMAEFFAEERITPLTVVYEDFILDYEGTVRGLLKYLEIPEADNVTIAPPYYDGIADDIAEEWVQRYREERQKGWTNVAW; encoded by the coding sequence ATGAAGCCGAATCGCAGCTACACGATCTGGTTTGCGCAGCGGACCGGAAGCACCCTGCTCAGTCAGGCATTAGCCTCCACAGGCGTCGCGGGAAATCCTGCAGATTGGTTAGAGTTTCATGTGCGGCGCGATCAGAGCGGCATGGAGCAGCTCAATCATATTCTGGAGTCAGGCACTTCAGCCAATGGGGTGTTCGGGATGAAGCATTCGCCTAATCGGAATGATCTTGAACAATGGCTTTCATGGTTTCAGAAGGAGCTCCAGCTTCCGGAAGGACTAACACGGCCTCGAATATGGGAGTCGGTGTTTCCGAATTGCCGGCATATCTATATGACCCGGCGCAACAAGGTGCGATTGGCGGTGTCCTGGTGGCGAGCCATCGTTTCGGGAGAGTGGCATCGCGAACATGGGGCCAAGCCGAAGCAAGCAGATACCAAGGATCGATACAGCCTCGACGCGATCAATCATCTCATACAGGAGGCGGTCATGCGCGAGTCGTGGATGGCGGAATTTTTCGCAGAGGAACGCATCACTCCGCTGACCGTAGTATATGAGGATTTTATTCTTGATTATGAAGGGACCGTCCGGGGGCTGCTCAAGTATTTGGAAATCCCTGAGGCGGATAATGTTACGATAGCTCCGCCCTATTACGACGGAATAGCCGATGATATAGCAGAAGAGTGGGTTCAGCGTTATCGGGAGGAGCGGCAGAAGGGCTGGACGAATGTCGCATGGTAG
- a CDS encoding serine hydrolase domain-containing protein: protein MHDVMAGYIERGEVPGIVTLISRKGEVHVEAYGMKALGGSSPMSRDTLFRIASMTKPITAAAAMILVEEGKLQLDEPVDRLLPELAGRRVLKRLEGPIDDMVPANRPITLLDLLTFRLGIGIVMAPPGQYPIQRKMADLGLEPGPTPPVHEPDEWIRRLGSLPLIHQPGEAWMYHTGSDVLGILIARAAGQSLEHVFRSRIFDPLGMGDTGFHVPAGKLARLPASYMTSPDPSQGTLMVHDDPEVGRWSRPPAFPSGGGGLVSTADDYLAFCRMMLNGGRQGSGHILSRSSVELMTTNHLTPKQIEGACDFLGVNRGWGFGVSVSIGQDHLTSKPGRFGWDGGIGTSGFSDPNEDLVGILMTQRLMDSPEPPGVFQDFWTSVYQAIEAGD from the coding sequence ATGCATGACGTCATGGCAGGATATATCGAGCGGGGCGAAGTGCCTGGAATCGTCACATTAATCAGCCGTAAGGGTGAGGTGCATGTCGAGGCGTATGGAATGAAGGCACTTGGGGGAAGCAGTCCGATGAGCCGGGACACGCTCTTTCGCATCGCCTCGATGACGAAGCCTATTACTGCGGCGGCGGCCATGATTCTTGTGGAAGAAGGCAAGCTTCAGCTGGATGAGCCGGTGGACCGGCTGCTGCCCGAGCTGGCCGGGCGCCGGGTTTTGAAGCGTCTTGAAGGACCGATCGACGATATGGTTCCCGCGAACAGGCCGATCACCTTACTCGATCTGCTGACCTTTCGCCTGGGCATCGGCATTGTGATGGCTCCTCCCGGCCAGTACCCGATCCAGCGGAAGATGGCTGATCTCGGACTCGAACCAGGACCGACCCCGCCAGTGCATGAGCCGGACGAGTGGATACGCCGGCTTGGCAGTCTGCCGCTGATCCATCAGCCGGGCGAAGCATGGATGTACCATACCGGCTCCGATGTCCTTGGCATCCTGATTGCCCGGGCTGCCGGCCAATCGCTGGAGCATGTCTTCCGCAGCCGCATCTTCGATCCGCTCGGAATGGGGGATACCGGTTTTCACGTGCCTGCCGGGAAGCTCGCGCGTCTGCCGGCAAGCTACATGACCAGTCCCGATCCCAGTCAGGGGACGCTCATGGTCCATGACGATCCGGAAGTTGGCAGATGGAGCCGTCCGCCTGCCTTCCCGTCCGGCGGGGGCGGATTGGTTTCGACCGCGGACGACTACCTGGCCTTTTGCCGGATGATGCTGAACGGCGGGCGGCAGGGCAGCGGCCATATTCTCTCGCGGTCGTCGGTGGAGCTGATGACAACCAACCATCTGACGCCGAAGCAGATTGAGGGAGCCTGCGATTTCTTAGGCGTCAACCGCGGATGGGGCTTTGGAGTTTCCGTCAGCATCGGGCAGGATCATCTGACTTCTAAGCCCGGCCGGTTCGGCTGGGACGGCGGAATCGGCACATCCGGATTTTCGGACCCGAATGAAGACTTGGTCGGGATCTTGATGACGCAGCGCCTCATGGATTCCCCCGAGCCTCCGGGAGTCTTTCAAGATTTCTGGACCTCGGTGTATCAGGCCATTGAAGCAGGAGACTGA
- a CDS encoding DUF4037 domain-containing protein, protein MVFIQGIELCRRFHAEVVEPFMSETYPSLSYSSALMGPGSEVLGYDTEMSTDHDWGPRIFLFLSQQDARQSQHIQASLRERAPRQFYGFQVDPDKSVVTTVPRFIEGCLGISAGRPIEPVDWLTYPSQSLLELTRGAVYRDDHGELSAVRQQLEYYPHDIWLYLLASCWKRIGQEEHLMLRAGYAGDELGSAIIASRLVRDIMSLCFLMERQYAPYPKWFGMAFKQLKCSDELMPSLWSAQTAAAWREREHALNKAYRHLSDMHNKLGITDEIPADVSYFHDRPFKVMNGEEIASRIANQIEDPVIRRFAGGRLIGSIDQITDNTDFRITNEWIRKVLMTVYLSAETE, encoded by the coding sequence ATGGTGTTTATCCAAGGAATTGAATTATGCCGCCGATTTCATGCCGAAGTCGTAGAACCGTTCATGAGTGAAACCTATCCGTCCCTGTCTTATTCATCGGCTCTAATGGGCCCAGGCAGTGAAGTGCTAGGATACGATACGGAGATGTCCACGGATCATGATTGGGGACCACGTATATTTCTTTTTCTGAGCCAGCAGGATGCTAGGCAATCGCAGCACATACAAGCATCCCTGCGGGAGAGGGCTCCGCGTCAGTTCTATGGGTTTCAGGTTGATCCGGACAAGAGTGTGGTTACGACGGTGCCGCGGTTTATCGAAGGCTGCCTGGGCATTAGCGCCGGCAGGCCGATCGAGCCGGTCGATTGGTTAACGTATCCTTCGCAGTCTCTGCTGGAACTAACCAGGGGAGCCGTCTATAGAGATGATCATGGCGAGCTGTCCGCCGTACGCCAACAACTTGAGTATTATCCTCATGATATTTGGCTGTACCTCCTGGCATCCTGCTGGAAGCGGATCGGCCAGGAAGAGCATCTGATGCTTCGTGCGGGATATGCAGGGGATGAGCTTGGTTCGGCGATTATCGCTTCGCGTCTGGTCCGCGATATCATGAGTTTGTGCTTTCTCATGGAGCGCCAATACGCCCCCTATCCCAAGTGGTTCGGGATGGCGTTCAAGCAATTGAAATGCTCCGACGAATTAATGCCAAGTCTGTGGTCGGCTCAAACGGCGGCCGCTTGGAGAGAACGCGAGCATGCCTTGAACAAGGCTTACCGCCATTTGTCCGACATGCATAATAAGCTTGGCATTACGGACGAGATCCCGGCGGATGTTTCTTACTTCCATGACCGTCCCTTCAAAGTCATGAATGGTGAAGAAATCGCCAGCCGTATAGCGAATCAAATTGAGGATCCGGTTATTCGGCGGTTTGCCGGAGGACGGTTGATCGGCAGCATCGATCAGATTACGGACAATACGGATTTTCGGATTACTAATGAGTGGATACGTAAAGTTTTGATGACCGTATACTTGTCCGCAGAAACAGAATAG
- a CDS encoding ABC transporter substrate-binding protein has translation MKWLRNRNGRRSKASLLLLSALLILLGLAGCSSPNETESEETGNQQEQAKIVDKKNIKADLKILTEWGHAFHDQFGKLFEDFNKEYPNIRVTLMEQATGDLPALIASGETPDLVIAGDLANNLTKDDLIEDLTPYMNIDPDVTPEIFYDFAYKRSVSPNGEVWALPWHVDPNFVLMYHKDVLEQYGFTEVPAMHSLEEFEDFLRRFWVVENGEQVMTTFAPHEIMGNPDSSLTTIAYLNGADSSNFFNPATNKVTFNDPKIVEALEWIVRFKRENIHDERIQKLNSTLPENMGRFQAGKSLMEPTVTLILRANYEANPDIGFALMPEESFWVSGWSWAMTTIGKKENKDAAWELLKWMTSTKAGAESQLKHFGWISGIKDDPYLEELTKTDPVMKSAYDVLQKAKKVRPYIPVNWGEEYNAKWAEVMSGTLEPKAFLDHMTQYIQALLDEQLRAQE, from the coding sequence ATGAAGTGGTTACGCAATCGGAATGGAAGAAGGAGCAAAGCTTCGCTGCTTCTGTTGTCTGCACTGCTTATATTGTTGGGTTTGGCAGGCTGCAGCAGTCCTAATGAGACGGAATCGGAAGAGACGGGGAACCAGCAAGAGCAAGCGAAGATCGTAGACAAGAAGAATATCAAGGCCGACCTGAAGATTCTTACGGAGTGGGGCCATGCCTTTCATGATCAGTTCGGTAAGCTGTTCGAAGACTTTAATAAAGAATACCCGAATATTCGCGTGACGTTAATGGAACAAGCGACAGGCGATCTGCCCGCGCTTATCGCATCCGGAGAAACGCCTGATCTGGTTATAGCGGGGGATCTAGCCAACAATTTGACGAAAGACGATCTGATTGAAGACTTGACGCCTTATATGAACATCGATCCGGATGTGACGCCGGAAATCTTTTATGATTTCGCTTATAAAAGATCGGTTTCGCCAAACGGGGAAGTATGGGCGCTCCCATGGCACGTCGATCCGAATTTCGTGCTCATGTACCATAAAGACGTGCTGGAGCAATATGGCTTTACAGAAGTGCCGGCCATGCATTCGCTTGAGGAGTTCGAAGATTTTCTGCGCCGCTTCTGGGTTGTCGAGAATGGGGAGCAGGTGATGACGACATTTGCCCCGCATGAAATTATGGGTAATCCCGATTCCAGTCTAACGACGATCGCTTACTTGAACGGGGCGGATTCCTCCAACTTCTTCAATCCGGCCACCAATAAAGTAACGTTTAACGATCCGAAAATCGTCGAAGCGCTTGAATGGATCGTCCGCTTCAAGCGGGAAAATATCCATGACGAACGCATACAAAAATTAAATTCAACGCTGCCGGAAAACATGGGACGTTTTCAAGCGGGCAAATCGTTAATGGAGCCTACCGTGACCTTGATTTTAAGGGCCAATTATGAAGCGAATCCGGATATCGGCTTTGCATTGATGCCTGAGGAGTCGTTCTGGGTCAGCGGATGGTCTTGGGCGATGACGACAATCGGCAAGAAGGAAAACAAAGACGCCGCCTGGGAATTGTTGAAATGGATGACGTCAACGAAAGCGGGCGCCGAATCGCAATTGAAGCATTTTGGCTGGATATCAGGGATTAAGGATGACCCGTATCTCGAAGAGCTGACGAAGACGGATCCGGTGATGAAAAGCGCTTACGACGTGCTGCAAAAAGCGAAGAAAGTCCGTCCATATATCCCGGTCAATTGGGGTGAAGAATACAATGCCAAATGGGCTGAAGTGATGAGTGGCACGCTTGAGCCGAAAGCATTCCTCGACCATATGACACAGTACATTCAAGCTTTGCTCGATGAACAATTACGGGCGCAAGAATGA
- a CDS encoding carbohydrate ABC transporter permease, with product MMELRTHSERTFQWVNGVFFILLCFSMIAPILHLLAVSLSSTVYANSRLVVLWPKGFQVSVYETLFGMREMWKGMGVSVYITLMGTFLCLVFTSSLAYSLTRPQMPCRRIITRLILFTFIFSVPLIPSYLVVKSLGMINSLWSLIIPGALGAYNVFIMKTFFQGISSELIDAMKIDGSGEFGVYARLVLPLSAPVLATIALFHSVGTWNAYFGALIYIRDKSLFPLQLLLKNLISSSSADNGLDAIGIHSGVTTSPETLKAAAILFTTVPILIVYPFLQRYFVKGAMLGSLKE from the coding sequence ATGATGGAACTCAGGACACATTCGGAAAGAACGTTTCAGTGGGTGAACGGGGTGTTTTTCATTTTGCTTTGCTTTTCGATGATCGCCCCGATCCTGCATCTGCTGGCCGTGTCGCTCAGCAGCACCGTATATGCGAACAGTCGGCTTGTCGTACTTTGGCCAAAGGGCTTCCAGGTCAGCGTCTATGAAACGCTGTTCGGCATGAGAGAGATGTGGAAGGGTATGGGAGTCAGTGTCTATATAACGCTGATGGGAACATTCCTGTGCCTTGTTTTTACCTCTTCGCTTGCGTATTCGCTTACCCGGCCGCAGATGCCGTGCCGCAGAATCATTACCCGGCTCATTTTGTTCACGTTTATTTTTTCCGTGCCGTTAATTCCGAGCTACTTGGTTGTCAAATCGCTGGGTATGATTAATTCACTTTGGTCGCTGATCATACCTGGGGCGCTGGGCGCGTACAACGTATTTATAATGAAGACTTTCTTTCAGGGGATCTCATCCGAGCTGATCGATGCCATGAAAATCGACGGCAGCGGCGAGTTCGGCGTGTATGCCCGTCTTGTGCTTCCCCTATCGGCGCCGGTGCTTGCAACGATCGCCCTGTTTCATTCCGTAGGAACGTGGAACGCTTATTTCGGTGCGCTGATCTACATCCGTGACAAATCGTTGTTTCCGCTGCAGCTCTTATTGAAAAATCTCATTTCCAGCAGCAGTGCCGATAACGGCCTGGACGCGATCGGTATCCATTCTGGCGTAACGACCAGCCCCGAAACGCTTAAAGCGGCGGCTATTTTATTCACGACGGTTCCGATTTTGATTGTATATCCATTTCTGCAAAGATATTTTGTAAAGGGCGCCATGCTGGGATCCTTAAAGGAATAG
- a CDS encoding ABC transporter permease: MFRKGKITDAWVLLLIASPGLAHFLIFKYIPLAGNLIAFQDYNLFSGLLHSKWVGLKHFKFMFEYPEFAMVLWNSIRFGLYSILFGFPAPLILALLLNEIRLSWFKRTSQTLLYLPHFLSWVIVGGIFTELLAEKGLVNQILAKFGDAPVSFLTEPRYFLGIVISLGIWKEVGWSMIIYLAAMTGINPNLYEAAMVDGASRFRRIWHITLPSLLPAIIMLLLLRIGHLLDANVEQLLFFLNPLVRDVGEVFDTYVYRVGLTGGQYSYTTAIGIFKSLIGIILVVSLNKLSRKTTGDSIY, from the coding sequence TTGTTTCGAAAAGGCAAAATAACGGATGCTTGGGTCCTGCTCCTGATCGCGTCACCGGGTCTGGCCCATTTCCTGATCTTCAAGTATATTCCGCTTGCCGGCAATCTGATTGCGTTCCAGGATTACAATCTCTTCTCGGGTTTGTTGCACAGCAAGTGGGTAGGGCTGAAACATTTCAAATTTATGTTTGAATATCCCGAATTTGCGATGGTGCTTTGGAATTCCATCCGCTTCGGCCTTTATTCAATCCTGTTCGGATTTCCTGCTCCGCTGATTCTGGCTCTGCTGCTTAACGAAATACGGCTGAGCTGGTTTAAACGCACGAGCCAAACGCTGCTTTATCTGCCGCACTTTCTGTCCTGGGTTATTGTGGGCGGCATCTTTACCGAGCTGCTGGCTGAAAAAGGGCTGGTCAATCAGATACTGGCCAAATTCGGTGATGCGCCCGTATCGTTCCTGACCGAACCCCGCTATTTTCTAGGTATCGTAATCAGTCTCGGCATCTGGAAGGAAGTCGGCTGGTCGATGATTATTTATTTGGCGGCCATGACGGGAATTAATCCCAATCTGTACGAAGCCGCCATGGTGGACGGCGCGAGCCGCTTTCGGAGGATCTGGCACATTACGCTGCCCTCGCTGCTGCCGGCCATTATCATGCTCTTGCTGCTGCGGATCGGACATCTGCTGGACGCTAACGTGGAACAGCTGCTGTTTTTCCTGAATCCGCTTGTCCGGGATGTGGGTGAAGTTTTCGACACCTATGTATATCGGGTCGGTTTAACGGGCGGACAATACAGCTACACCACGGCCATTGGCATTTTCAAGTCGCTTATCGGCATCATTCTCGTCGTGAGCCTGAACAAACTGAGCCGCAAAACGACAGGCGACAGCATTTATTAG
- a CDS encoding extracellular solute-binding protein, with the protein MRGFARKRWLVSVAVLLLLSLVLAACSSGKQDEADAKSVKKETGANSGKGDTTAEKGTSGEEAAKREISILLSHNNSGFASKAPDEQKQKYYDELKKLSGYNVKYEYLGMDIDFRQQMALRFASGELADLVRTDGIDSQVHQGAVDQGVFHELGPLIDQYGQNLKKKIPDVAWNSPRVTKNGKIYGIPTLSGAPADRIMFYRQDFLDKVNMEVPKTLDEFTKFAEAVHNTDVNGDGDPHNTWALSLTDAMSWRDVLTGSFGIRPGAWHLHNGQLEPDIIQPEMKEAIAYYKMLYDKGYIEKNFITKKQGDSGKDIFSGTVAAWGAATYQYPAVSAFEYPNQPNAAITMAVPPKGPRGENYLQIVTDQIYFVWTIPADRKNPEEIIKFLDWAWSSPEADKFFAYGINGHNYTEENGQIKFDPLSERNTGPLNEKEFFQLSMNVRENGLNNPAVLKAMPSSDVILKGYKDSESTILNNDAMYMPKLKALDGRPELSPDFASGSLFYDEFVKLVVGKEDLDKGFDAFVKEWKQRGGDAAIKEATDWYNSKKK; encoded by the coding sequence TTGCGGGGATTTGCAAGGAAGAGATGGCTCGTTTCAGTTGCGGTTCTATTGCTGCTTAGTCTGGTTTTGGCGGCATGCTCCAGCGGGAAGCAGGATGAGGCAGACGCAAAAAGCGTAAAGAAAGAGACAGGCGCAAACAGCGGGAAGGGCGATACCACAGCCGAAAAAGGAACTTCCGGCGAAGAAGCGGCGAAGAGGGAAATTTCGATCCTACTGTCTCATAATAACTCCGGTTTTGCCTCCAAGGCTCCGGACGAGCAAAAGCAGAAATATTACGACGAACTGAAAAAGCTGTCCGGCTACAATGTCAAGTATGAGTACCTGGGCATGGACATCGATTTCCGCCAGCAGATGGCGCTCCGGTTTGCTTCCGGGGAGCTGGCCGATCTTGTTCGGACCGACGGCATCGATTCACAGGTCCATCAGGGAGCGGTTGACCAAGGTGTATTTCACGAGCTGGGACCGTTGATTGACCAATACGGACAGAATCTAAAGAAAAAAATTCCGGACGTCGCCTGGAACAGTCCCAGGGTAACGAAGAACGGCAAGATTTACGGTATTCCCACACTGAGCGGGGCGCCTGCGGACCGAATCATGTTCTACCGTCAGGACTTCCTCGACAAGGTGAATATGGAAGTGCCGAAGACCCTTGACGAATTCACGAAATTTGCCGAAGCGGTTCACAATACGGATGTGAACGGCGACGGCGACCCGCATAATACGTGGGCGCTGTCTCTGACGGACGCCATGTCCTGGAGGGATGTGCTCACCGGTTCGTTCGGTATCCGACCTGGCGCATGGCATCTGCATAACGGCCAGTTGGAACCGGATATCATTCAGCCTGAAATGAAGGAAGCAATCGCTTATTACAAGATGCTGTACGACAAAGGTTACATTGAGAAAAATTTCATAACCAAGAAGCAGGGCGACAGCGGTAAGGATATTTTCTCGGGTACGGTTGCCGCTTGGGGAGCGGCTACATATCAATATCCGGCCGTTTCGGCATTTGAGTATCCGAATCAGCCGAATGCGGCAATCACAATGGCGGTACCGCCGAAAGGCCCCCGGGGCGAGAACTACCTCCAGATCGTAACGGACCAAATCTATTTCGTCTGGACAATTCCTGCAGACCGGAAAAATCCGGAGGAGATCATCAAGTTTCTCGATTGGGCCTGGAGCAGTCCGGAAGCGGACAAGTTTTTCGCCTACGGCATCAATGGCCACAATTACACCGAAGAAAACGGCCAGATCAAATTTGATCCGCTGAGCGAGCGTAATACCGGGCCTCTGAATGAAAAAGAATTTTTCCAGCTTTCCATGAATGTCCGCGAGAATGGCTTGAACAACCCGGCGGTGCTGAAGGCGATGCCGAGCAGCGATGTGATCCTGAAAGGATATAAGGATTCGGAATCTACGATTCTAAACAACGATGCTATGTACATGCCGAAACTGAAGGCGCTCGACGGCCGCCCCGAGTTGAGTCCCGACTTTGCATCCGGCAGCCTGTTTTATGATGAATTCGTGAAGCTGGTCGTCGGCAAGGAAGACCTGGATAAAGGCTTCGACGCTTTCGTGAAGGAATGGAAGCAGCGTGGCGGAGACGCGGCCATCAAGGAAGCGACCGACTGGTACAACAGCAAGAAGAAATAA
- a CDS encoding response regulator transcription factor, producing MYKVLIADDERMVRLNLRTMIERDSERFTVVQEAKDGEQALRMCIDIKPDLLITDIRMPELNGLDLIRSLSAHNLEFESLVVSGYDDFEYARNAFRFGVTDYLLKPIDKPYFLDVLHKIDGRLSKRTGQMGAFKDWLWSWKTYAEQTAESLWRLDEKEIERELERIRSVVKPGRGQVDPETVKQIEYYLVVLSCALQEANKSGLQLPDLKPIERIFDASALYETVRSRLTGLLRHIRETRNWWSYNRLMRNVKAYLEEHYAQPDLSLKEAASSFELSPNYFGNMFKKETGMSFNQYVTRIRMDKAMVLLRNPSVKLYEVGETVGFDDYTYFSKTFKKHTGSSPSDFRKYGGVVNEELP from the coding sequence ATGTACAAAGTGTTGATTGCGGATGATGAACGGATGGTTCGGCTCAACCTGAGGACAATGATTGAAAGGGATTCGGAACGCTTTACAGTCGTTCAGGAGGCCAAGGACGGTGAACAGGCGCTGCGCATGTGCATCGACATCAAGCCCGATCTGCTTATTACCGATATTCGGATGCCGGAACTGAACGGATTAGACCTGATACGCAGCTTGTCGGCTCACAACCTGGAATTCGAATCTCTAGTGGTGTCCGGGTACGATGACTTCGAATACGCCCGAAACGCCTTTCGTTTCGGCGTAACCGATTATTTGTTAAAGCCGATTGACAAACCATATTTTCTGGACGTTCTCCACAAAATCGACGGCCGACTGAGCAAGAGAACGGGTCAAATGGGGGCGTTCAAGGATTGGCTGTGGTCCTGGAAAACGTACGCCGAGCAAACGGCCGAATCGCTATGGCGACTGGATGAAAAAGAAATAGAGCGGGAGCTGGAGCGAATCCGCTCCGTCGTCAAGCCCGGAAGGGGACAGGTGGATCCTGAGACCGTCAAACAAATCGAGTACTATCTGGTGGTGCTCAGCTGCGCTCTTCAGGAGGCGAACAAGAGCGGGCTGCAGCTGCCGGACCTGAAGCCGATCGAGCGGATCTTCGATGCGTCGGCCTTATACGAGACTGTCCGCTCCAGACTGACGGGGCTGCTCCGTCATATCCGGGAGACGCGGAATTGGTGGAGTTACAACCGGCTGATGCGCAATGTGAAGGCCTATCTGGAGGAGCACTATGCGCAGCCCGACCTTTCCTTGAAGGAGGCGGCTTCTTCCTTCGAACTGTCACCGAATTATTTCGGCAACATGTTTAAGAAAGAGACGGGGATGAGCTTTAATCAATATGTAACCCGTATCAGGATGGATAAAGCGATGGTTCTGCTGCGGAATCCCTCGGTTAAGCTGTACGAGGTGGGGGAAACGGTGGGATTTGACGATTATACCTACTTCTCCAAGACGTTCAAAAAGCACACCGGCTCTTCTCCTTCGGATTTCCGGAAATACGGAGGCGTAGTAAACGAAGAATTGCCGTGA